CCTGAGCACCGCTCGCGGGCCCGCCGCATCGGCATCGGCCTGGCTCTGGTCATGCGGCTGGGCCTGCTGTCGACGATCGCCTTCATCGTCGGCCTGACAAAGCCTGTCTTCGCCCTACCTTTCACCGCGCCCATGGGCGCCGACGGCCATCCGATGCTCGACCTGGCCTTCTCCTGGCGCGATCTGATCCTGCTGGCCGGCGGGCTGTTCCTGGTCTGGAAGGCGACCACCGAAATCCATCACAGCGTCGATCCCGCGCCCACGGATGGCGTCCTCGACAAGAAGCAGGCTGCGGCGGCCACCTTCGGCGCGGTCATCACCCAGATCATCCTGCTGGACTTGGTCTTCTCGCTGGACTCGATCCTCACCGCCGTCGGCATGACCGAACACCTGCCGATCATGGTCGTCGCCGTGATCGTCGCCGTGGCGGTGATGCTGCTGGCGGCCAATCCCCTGGCCGACTTCATCCACGCCAACCCGACCGTGGTGATGCTGGCGCTGGGCTTCCTGCTGATGATCGGCGCCACCCTGATCGCCGACGCCTTCGGCGTGCATGTGCCGAAGGGTTACATCTACGCGGCCATGGCCTTCTCCGGCCTTGTGGAAGGCTTGAACATGGCGTCGCGCGCCGCCGCCAAGCGCAAAGCGGCCAAAAGCGAAGGCACGCTGCACTAACCTTCGCCCGCGCCTTCACGGGGCCCAGCCCCGCCTGCTCTCTGTCCCTTCTTCCCTTGCGGGAGAAGGGAAGCCACGGCGCGGCTGATGCGGACGCTTCGAACCAATTCGGGCGGAGGGTCTACAAGAAGCTGTAGGGATCCACGTCGATGGTCACCCGGATCTGGCCAGGCGGCCGGATGCGGGCGCGCCACGCGGCCATGTAGGCCGAGAGATCCACCCCACGATCGGCGCGCACCAGGAAACGCTTGCGCCGGCGGCCGCGGATCAGGCTCAGCGGCGCGTCGGCCGGCCCGAACACATCCACCCCTTCGCCGTTCGGCGCAGCCTGGGCCATGGTCCGCACGAAAGCATCCAGCGCCTGGGCGTCCGGCCCGGAGACGATCGCCGCCGCCAGCCGGCCGAAGGGCGGCAGACCCGCCGCCTCCCGCTCGTCGAGTTCGGCGGCGTTGAAGGCGTCGCGGTCCTGCGCTTTCAAGGCCTGCATCACCGGATGCTCCGGCGCATAGGTCTGCAGCAGGGCGCGGCCCGGCCGGTCGCGACGGCCCGCCCGGCCCGTGGCCTGAGCCAACAGCTGATAGGTCCGCTCCGCCGCGCGCAGGTCGCCGCCGCGCAGGCCCAGATCGGCGTCGACAACGCCCACCAGGGTCAGGTTCGGGAAATTATGCCCCTTGGCCGCGGCCTGGGTCGCCACCAGGATGTCGATCTCGCCCCGCTCCATCGCTTCGATCAACCGACGGCCCTCGCGCGGATCAAAGATAGTGTCCGACGAGAAGACAGCGATCCGCGCCTCGGGGAAGAGGCTGCGCGCCTCCTCCTCGACCCGCTCGACGCCGGGCCCTATGGACACCAGGCTGTCAGCCGCACCGCAAT
This is a stretch of genomic DNA from Phenylobacterium immobile (ATCC 35973). It encodes these proteins:
- a CDS encoding TerC family protein, producing the protein MDALFALAASPQAWAALITLIVMEVVLGIDNLVFVSILSNKLPPEHRSRARRIGIGLALVMRLGLLSTIAFIVGLTKPVFALPFTAPMGADGHPMLDLAFSWRDLILLAGGLFLVWKATTEIHHSVDPAPTDGVLDKKQAAAATFGAVITQIILLDLVFSLDSILTAVGMTEHLPIMVVAVIVAVAVMLLAANPLADFIHANPTVVMLALGFLLMIGATLIADAFGVHVPKGYIYAAMAFSGLVEGLNMASRAAAKRKAAKSEGTLH